One genomic window of Caldivirga maquilingensis IC-167 includes the following:
- a CDS encoding NRAMP family divalent metal transporter, producing the protein MPSGTELVLAASNKLAKKLRGAGGLIRSILGPGWLVMLADVDAPSLLTAMQSGYYLSYLMIPWLILLTIPLYFIQELTIRLALGSGRGIGEIIKDKYGKGVALSSLLLMMLIDGAAYLGEYASVAAVGLALGIPVVASILLILTLHTIIILFNGSYRRIENILLLLSTLILVYLAAFIVIGLNPTTLYESTGLMLNPISYTDTSYVSLLAANIGAAVMPWMLYYQSSAIVDKGLKPSHYTHERFETAVGAVVSESLMVAGVLIGYGLRVKGGSVDGFLSALKSIRVVMGNYWFYTASIGLIAAATLAVFVISMGFAYGLGEYLGRPSGFRHRLRDAKVFYLFYLIEVIPAALLVLLSSNLASTIIDIMIFNSIALSVPLILLIRLTSDRGLVGSYAIGRFRALALYVITVIILVLGIYAAVLTF; encoded by the coding sequence GTGCCCTCCGGGACTGAGCTAGTGTTAGCTGCATCTAATAAATTAGCGAAAAAACTGAGGGGTGCCGGGGGGTTAATTAGGAGTATTCTGGGTCCAGGTTGGTTAGTGATGCTTGCTGATGTTGATGCACCAAGCCTATTAACCGCAATGCAAAGTGGCTACTACTTAAGCTACCTAATGATACCATGGTTAATACTACTAACCATACCGCTCTACTTCATTCAGGAATTAACCATTAGGTTAGCCTTAGGTAGTGGTAGGGGTATTGGGGAGATTATTAAGGATAAGTACGGTAAGGGGGTTGCCTTATCCTCGCTTCTACTCATGATGCTTATTGATGGTGCAGCATACTTAGGTGAATACGCCTCAGTGGCTGCTGTTGGCTTAGCCCTAGGCATACCCGTCGTAGCATCAATACTACTCATATTAACCCTACACACAATCATAATACTCTTCAATGGATCATATAGGAGAATTGAGAATATACTCCTACTACTATCAACACTGATTCTAGTTTATCTAGCCGCATTCATAGTCATAGGCCTTAACCCCACAACCCTATACGAATCCACTGGGCTTATGCTTAACCCGATCTCATACACTGACACTAGTTACGTCAGCCTATTAGCAGCCAACATAGGGGCGGCAGTAATGCCTTGGATGCTGTACTACCAGTCATCCGCCATAGTGGATAAGGGTCTTAAACCCAGTCACTACACTCATGAGAGATTTGAGACCGCTGTGGGTGCTGTGGTCAGTGAATCACTGATGGTTGCAGGTGTCTTAATTGGTTATGGGCTTAGGGTTAAGGGTGGTTCCGTTGATGGTTTCCTAAGCGCCTTGAAGTCAATAAGGGTGGTAATGGGTAATTACTGGTTCTACACAGCGTCAATTGGGTTGATTGCGGCAGCAACCTTAGCAGTATTCGTGATAAGCATGGGCTTCGCCTACGGGTTAGGTGAGTACCTGGGTAGACCCAGTGGTTTTAGGCATAGGCTTAGGGACGCCAAGGTCTTCTACTTATTCTACCTCATTGAGGTTATTCCAGCTGCACTACTGGTTCTATTGTCAAGTAACTTAGCTAGCACGATAATTGACATAATGATTTTTAATTCAATAGCACTCTCAGTACCATTAATACTACTAATAAGGTTAACCTCAGACCGTGGGCTAGTGGGCTCTTACGCAATAGGTAGGTTTAGGGCACTGGCATTATACGTAATCACAGTAATAATACTAGTGCTTGGTATTTACGCGGCTGTGTTAACCTTTTAA
- a CDS encoding alpha/beta hydrolase: MRIEVIRLRDDRPVTLTSYILDTSPEISWGRRPAIIICPGGGFVRTSDREAEPVASIFLSRGYHAFVLRYSTESMGVSKVYPDVVIELANAVVSIRRNADKWNIDPGRIAIIGFSAGGTVAALYSVNWHRDWLSKLVNAPKDTLKPSAVILAYPVVDFAVMNEVTKNNRNTPAAGVLFKMMSLALGSGKFTEDDLRELSATYHVDENTPPTFIWTTADDDVVPVESIISYVNALARNKVPFEFHVFEKGVHGLSLADKTTASNPQHVNPPVAKWIELALSWLERHIE, encoded by the coding sequence ATGAGAATTGAGGTTATTAGGCTTAGGGATGATAGACCAGTTACATTAACATCATACATCCTTGATACATCCCCTGAAATATCTTGGGGAAGGAGACCGGCAATCATTATTTGCCCTGGGGGAGGATTCGTACGCACATCTGATAGGGAAGCTGAACCCGTGGCCTCAATATTCCTTTCAAGGGGTTACCACGCCTTCGTATTAAGGTACTCCACTGAAAGCATGGGTGTTAGCAAAGTGTACCCTGACGTGGTTATTGAATTAGCCAACGCCGTGGTGAGCATTAGGCGTAATGCGGATAAGTGGAATATAGACCCCGGTAGGATTGCAATAATAGGATTCTCAGCTGGAGGAACCGTGGCGGCTTTATACAGTGTTAATTGGCATAGGGATTGGTTAAGTAAGCTGGTTAATGCCCCTAAGGATACCCTTAAACCATCAGCGGTAATACTGGCCTACCCTGTTGTGGACTTCGCGGTAATGAATGAGGTAACTAAGAATAATAGAAACACCCCAGCCGCGGGGGTGTTATTTAAAATGATGTCTCTAGCCTTAGGCTCAGGTAAATTCACTGAGGATGATTTAAGGGAATTAAGCGCAACATACCATGTTGATGAGAATACTCCCCCAACATTCATATGGACTACTGCGGATGATGATGTAGTTCCCGTGGAGAGCATAATAAGTTACGTTAACGCATTAGCCAGAAATAAGGTGCCCTTTGAATTCCACGTCTTTGAAAAGGGAGTTCACGGACTCTCACTGGCTGATAAAACCACTGCCTCAAATCCCCAGCATGTTAATCCCCCTGTGGCTAAGTGGATTGAATTAGCATTAAGCTGGCTGGAGAGGCACATTGAGTAA
- a CDS encoding glycosyltransferase family A protein produces the protein MSSVVLSIITRNGALKGDVFRLMLLSTLQIPYKAIILIDDSDNDKTLNVVKSFANENNKELLASRSNTHGGRATRAIGRQTAFDLFLRNFIEGMLIQLDDDVILMNGWWSAVTDSLSDERIGLYYGLTYDVNDLNSLSTSNVNIQAVLINALERGRTNDFAIRRDALSAIEGRFGAIPPELHLYEDAWIWRAIQCAGYGIVIGLIGAFQHDPVKLSGLGDINVDIKYLKLASRYGIVQSVNPLNDSLRLLAPLLRLPSMVAKYGLTRGVKETWFRILYRYAKIKGTLTFNCSKLNSRGLKIP, from the coding sequence ATGTCCTCAGTAGTCTTATCCATAATTACTAGGAATGGGGCGTTGAAGGGTGATGTATTCAGGTTAATGTTATTATCGACGCTTCAAATACCTTATAAGGCAATTATACTTATTGATGATAGTGATAATGATAAGACGCTTAATGTTGTTAAATCATTTGCTAATGAGAATAATAAGGAGCTTCTTGCATCAAGATCAAACACACATGGTGGTAGGGCCACTAGGGCAATTGGTAGGCAAACAGCCTTTGACTTATTCCTAAGAAACTTCATTGAAGGCATGCTTATTCAACTTGATGATGATGTAATACTCATGAATGGGTGGTGGAGTGCTGTTACTGATTCATTATCAGATGAAAGGATTGGATTATACTATGGTTTAACATATGATGTAAATGACTTAAACTCACTAAGCACCAGTAACGTTAACATACAGGCAGTGTTGATTAATGCATTGGAGAGGGGTAGGACTAATGACTTCGCCATTAGAAGAGACGCCTTAAGCGCAATTGAAGGCAGGTTCGGTGCAATACCCCCTGAATTGCATCTCTACGAGGATGCATGGATTTGGAGGGCTATTCAGTGCGCTGGTTACGGTATAGTAATAGGCTTAATTGGGGCCTTCCAGCATGATCCAGTGAAGCTGAGTGGACTTGGTGACATCAACGTCGACATAAAGTACCTTAAATTAGCTTCAAGATACGGCATAGTCCAATCAGTAAATCCCTTAAATGATTCACTTAGATTACTAGCACCACTACTAAGGTTACCTAGCATGGTGGCTAAATATGGTTTAACCAGGGGCGTTAAGGAGACGTGGTTCAGAATACTCTACAGGTATGCGAAAATAAAGGGAACCTTAACATTCAACTGTAGTAAACTTAATTCAAGGGGATTAAAAATCCCTTAA
- a CDS encoding ABC transporter ATP-binding protein, translated as MIKAEGLGKTYDGVKWALRNIDLSVNRGKVVTLLGPNGAGKTTLVRILTTELEPTTGKLTILGEDALRNPERVRPRIASIPQEAKPIYFVTPYELVFSYLVFRGFSINDAKVEARRALEELDLWNVRNKIMNNLSGGYKRRALVAMALASNAELVFMDEPTTGLDVFSRRSVWDALARLKGNSTVILTTHYIEEAEFLSDEVFIMNNGVVVSRGTVSELLNKVNGEYVVEVYGISKPIFEGYSYVKLNNRYLVYVDTSEDSSLIASECARMGGKALMRRKTLEDVVIRLIGGWYEDESSGDLDSD; from the coding sequence GTGATTAAGGCTGAGGGATTAGGTAAGACATATGATGGTGTTAAGTGGGCCTTAAGGAACATTGACTTAAGCGTTAATCGAGGGAAGGTAGTCACCTTACTAGGCCCTAATGGTGCCGGTAAGACGACTCTAGTTAGGATACTTACCACTGAGCTTGAACCCACTACAGGTAAGTTAACCATACTTGGGGAGGATGCCTTAAGGAACCCTGAGAGGGTTAGGCCTAGGATAGCCTCAATACCCCAGGAGGCTAAGCCAATATACTTCGTGACACCGTATGAATTAGTCTTCTCCTACCTAGTCTTCAGGGGTTTCTCAATAAATGATGCTAAGGTTGAGGCCAGGAGGGCCCTTGAGGAACTTGACCTATGGAATGTTAGGAACAAGATAATGAATAACCTATCCGGCGGCTATAAGCGAAGGGCCTTAGTAGCCATGGCTCTCGCCAGTAATGCTGAGTTGGTTTTCATGGATGAACCAACCACCGGCCTTGACGTGTTCAGTAGGAGGAGTGTTTGGGATGCATTGGCTAGGCTTAAGGGTAATTCAACAGTAATATTGACTACGCATTACATCGAGGAGGCTGAGTTCCTGAGTGATGAAGTCTTCATAATGAACAATGGGGTAGTGGTGAGTAGGGGTACTGTTAGTGAATTATTAAATAAAGTTAACGGTGAGTACGTTGTTGAGGTTTACGGTATCAGTAAGCCAATATTCGAGGGTTACAGTTACGTTAAGTTAAATAACAGGTACTTGGTATACGTCGACACGAGTGAGGATTCATCATTAATAGCCAGTGAGTGCGCTAGAATGGGTGGGAAGGCATTAATGAGGAGGAAGACCCTTGAGGACGTTGTAATTAGGTTAATTGGAGGGTGGTATGAAGATGAATCTTCAGGAGATTTGGATTCAGATTAG
- a CDS encoding glycosyltransferase, producing MRVLIYWSIGGIGGIQRIYTMLAKALTECGHSVTILTNRSLNPLEVTEMHGVHLSGVNIITPPHLTCINPLCDVVNSIIGSSKLYGLVNDYDAVYIDDLALGSLTINELIKHSGLIFYMHGLIDRVKIYVPLSKPHRMFINAITALRSSYRLIREAKLLLANSAFTSYVAYKTIGIRPRVLHPPVDTGLVAKFRSSIRENAVVSLGRLGAAKGHEFAIRLIQGLKERGIDAKLYIMGSASDAASRLYALRLINLAKRLNVHDRVTLILNSPLSKVYSILGKSKVFVQAKWGEPFGIVVVEAMAAGSVPIVPKSGGPWHDIVFYGKYGYGYSNLSEAIDAAEGVLTSDSEYGKLSEIVMRRAEEFSYNVFKNKVCRFLDELGN from the coding sequence ATGCGGGTTTTAATTTACTGGTCCATAGGCGGTATTGGCGGTATCCAGAGGATTTACACAATGTTAGCTAAAGCCTTAACAGAGTGTGGGCATTCTGTGACCATATTGACTAATAGGTCATTGAATCCCCTTGAGGTGACTGAGATGCATGGAGTGCATTTAAGCGGCGTCAACATTATTACTCCCCCACACCTCACTTGCATTAACCCATTGTGTGATGTGGTTAATTCAATTATTGGATCCAGTAAGCTTTATGGTTTAGTTAATGATTATGATGCAGTTTACATTGATGACTTGGCTCTAGGTTCATTAACCATAAATGAATTAATTAAGCATAGTGGACTCATATTCTACATGCATGGGTTAATTGATAGGGTTAAGATTTACGTACCCTTATCTAAACCCCATAGGATGTTCATTAATGCAATAACGGCGCTTAGAAGTAGCTATAGGCTAATTAGGGAGGCTAAGCTACTATTAGCTAATAGTGCATTCACATCATACGTGGCCTATAAGACAATTGGCATTAGGCCAAGGGTACTTCACCCACCAGTGGATACTGGGCTTGTGGCGAAGTTCAGGAGTAGCATTAGGGAGAATGCCGTAGTCTCCCTGGGTAGGCTCGGCGCCGCTAAGGGTCATGAATTCGCCATTAGGCTTATTCAAGGACTTAAGGAGAGGGGGATTGATGCTAAGCTATACATCATGGGTTCAGCCTCCGATGCAGCCAGTAGACTATATGCGCTTAGGTTAATTAACCTAGCTAAGAGGCTTAATGTACATGATAGGGTTACCTTAATACTTAATTCACCTTTAAGCAAGGTTTACTCAATACTCGGTAAATCCAAGGTCTTCGTGCAAGCCAAGTGGGGTGAACCCTTCGGCATAGTTGTGGTTGAGGCCATGGCGGCTGGCTCAGTACCCATAGTACCCAAGTCAGGTGGACCATGGCATGACATAGTGTTTTACGGTAAGTATGGGTATGGTTACAGTAACCTAAGTGAAGCTATTGATGCTGCTGAGGGCGTATTAACCAGTGATAGTGAATACGGTAAGCTCTCCGAGATAGTAATGAGGAGGGCTGAGGAATTCTCATATAATGTCTTTAAAAATAAGGTATGCAGATTCCTGGATGAATTAGGTAATTAA
- a CDS encoding ABC transporter permease produces the protein MNLQEIWIQIRSVLVFAWFYGWLAVVREPFWLVSSLLSPLSIVIIMTIFGGVHYMSFGLLGGLAMAVSSSGGFTIIGDATYLRLELKYQSMLINTRLNPISYTLGLALSELTYALPGLAVFIILMQLIMHIPASLYLLVIPILALEWVAASMLGFTLSTLMNDVRYGWSLSGILGFLLGTLPPVFYPAYLLPTPYIALVSPVSIVSTVLQYIILRVNYPQMLIRLSVILLLAETVVFTILALRKSRWRSVY, from the coding sequence ATGAATCTTCAGGAGATTTGGATTCAGATTAGGTCAGTATTAGTCTTCGCCTGGTTCTACGGATGGTTAGCTGTTGTTAGGGAGCCGTTCTGGTTAGTCTCCTCCCTACTGAGTCCATTATCCATTGTAATAATAATGACGATATTCGGTGGGGTACATTACATGAGCTTTGGACTACTGGGTGGATTAGCCATGGCTGTTAGCTCAAGTGGCGGATTCACAATAATAGGTGACGCCACTTACCTGAGGCTTGAGTTAAAGTACCAGTCAATGCTAATAAACACTAGGCTTAACCCAATATCCTACACCCTTGGTTTAGCCCTATCTGAATTAACCTACGCCCTACCAGGCCTAGCGGTATTCATTATACTGATGCAATTAATCATGCATATACCCGCATCCCTATACCTCCTAGTAATCCCAATACTGGCCCTTGAGTGGGTTGCGGCAAGCATGCTTGGCTTCACCTTATCCACGTTAATGAATGATGTTAGGTACGGTTGGTCCCTATCAGGCATATTAGGCTTCCTACTGGGTACACTACCCCCAGTCTTCTACCCAGCCTACCTACTACCCACACCATACATCGCCCTAGTATCCCCAGTCAGCATAGTATCCACGGTGCTTCAGTACATTATACTAAGGGTTAATTACCCACAGATGCTAATTAGGTTAAGCGTAATCCTACTGTTAGCCGAGACCGTGGTTTTCACAATACTTGCATTACGTAAATCCAGGTGGAGGAGCGTTTACTGA
- a CDS encoding glycoside hydrolase, giving the protein MSEQIKNIKICIIGGGSHTFIASILRDIALTKSIHGITLTLMDIDEHRLARSYMLARKYFDELKVPINLERTTDTKACIEGASFVINLAFAIGYDHWGIQVEAAERHGYYRGIDATEWNMVCCYPSLTGFKQYNVALKIAGIMDEINRDAWLIQVSNPVLETTTLVHRQYPKLKIIGYCHGAPGGVRLLVEKALKLDMRRIEWQAVGLNHVVFLTRFKYNGEDAYHLIDEWIEKKAEEFWASYVPGPWEETLSRAAVDMYRLYGLYPLGDTARSGTWKYHRDLKTKIYWYGPIGGVDSEVGWGIRMLRNQEAEAKLENAAFNPSIKATEAYPPVKSGEQIIDFIDSVVNNVERRMILNIPNNGVLPRLPSDAIVEAPVYVKGEVIRPEAIENVPNKMYSYVWYPRIAVTERALEAYLAGSKELLIEALMFDPRTKSTEQAREVIDEILNLPFNEDMKKHYK; this is encoded by the coding sequence ATGAGCGAACAAATTAAGAACATAAAGATTTGTATAATAGGTGGAGGCAGTCATACGTTTATAGCAAGTATACTTAGGGATATTGCATTAACAAAGAGTATTCATGGAATCACACTAACCCTAATGGATATTGATGAACATAGATTAGCTAGAAGCTACATGCTGGCCAGGAAGTATTTCGATGAACTTAAGGTACCCATTAATCTAGAAAGAACCACTGATACTAAGGCTTGTATTGAAGGCGCCTCCTTCGTAATTAACCTAGCCTTCGCAATAGGTTACGATCACTGGGGCATTCAGGTTGAGGCTGCTGAGAGGCATGGGTACTATAGGGGTATTGATGCAACTGAGTGGAATATGGTGTGCTGCTACCCATCATTAACCGGGTTTAAGCAGTATAATGTGGCGTTGAAAATAGCAGGCATAATGGATGAGATTAATAGGGATGCTTGGTTAATTCAAGTCTCCAACCCAGTTCTCGAAACAACAACTTTAGTACATAGGCAGTATCCTAAGCTTAAAATTATTGGTTACTGCCATGGAGCGCCCGGCGGTGTTAGATTATTGGTTGAGAAGGCGTTGAAACTTGATATGAGGAGGATTGAGTGGCAGGCGGTTGGCTTAAATCACGTGGTGTTTCTAACTAGGTTTAAGTATAATGGTGAAGACGCCTACCACTTGATTGATGAGTGGATTGAGAAGAAGGCTGAGGAATTCTGGGCTAGTTACGTGCCTGGCCCATGGGAAGAGACCTTGAGTAGGGCTGCTGTGGACATGTATAGACTCTACGGCCTATACCCACTTGGTGACACGGCTAGGAGTGGGACGTGGAAGTACCATAGGGATCTTAAAACCAAGATATATTGGTATGGACCCATTGGTGGTGTTGATTCTGAGGTAGGGTGGGGGATTAGGATGCTTAGGAATCAGGAGGCTGAGGCTAAGTTGGAGAATGCTGCATTCAACCCAAGCATTAAGGCCACTGAGGCTTATCCACCGGTTAAGAGTGGTGAGCAGATTATTGATTTCATAGATAGTGTTGTTAATAACGTTGAGAGGAGAATGATACTAAACATACCCAATAATGGCGTATTACCTAGACTACCAAGCGACGCCATAGTTGAGGCGCCGGTGTACGTTAAGGGTGAGGTAATTAGGCCTGAGGCCATTGAGAATGTACCAAATAAAATGTACTCATACGTATGGTACCCTAGAATAGCCGTCACTGAGAGGGCACTTGAAGCCTACTTAGCTGGTAGCAAGGAGTTACTTATTGAAGCATTGATGTTCGACCCAAGGACCAAGAGCACTGAACAGGCGAGGGAGGTTATTGATGAAATACTGAACCTACCGTTTAACGAGGATATGAAGAAGCACTATAAGTGA
- a CDS encoding nicotinamide mononucleotide deamidase-related protein encodes MRAYVITIGNEILKGRTINTNAAHIGRVLTYAGYDVIRMVVVPDEIDEIVWAFRDGLSRADLIVSTGGLGPTFDDKTVEALAKALNLELELNQEAFSMVKSKYDRLGVELTKERIKMAYMPKGAKPLPNPVGTAPGVYIEYAGKRILTLPGVPAEMEAILDEALPQLRVPGRYYYEESVVVRGIMESALAPVVNEVMRLNAGLVYVKSHPKGIEIDKPVVEVEVSASGSSEEEVRGRVKEAIRQLVSRAKSINPQCC; translated from the coding sequence ATGAGGGCTTACGTAATAACCATAGGTAATGAGATACTTAAGGGTAGGACAATAAACACTAATGCAGCCCACATTGGTAGAGTACTCACCTACGCGGGTTATGATGTTATTAGAATGGTTGTTGTACCGGATGAAATTGATGAAATAGTGTGGGCCTTCAGGGATGGTTTAAGTAGGGCTGATTTAATAGTGTCAACAGGGGGCCTTGGACCAACCTTCGATGATAAGACAGTTGAGGCCTTAGCTAAGGCCCTTAACCTGGAGCTTGAGTTAAACCAGGAGGCCTTCAGTATGGTTAAGAGTAAGTATGATAGGCTTGGGGTTGAGTTAACTAAGGAGAGGATTAAGATGGCTTACATGCCTAAGGGAGCTAAGCCACTGCCTAACCCAGTGGGTACAGCCCCAGGTGTCTACATTGAGTACGCTGGGAAGAGGATCCTTACCTTACCAGGTGTACCCGCTGAAATGGAGGCTATCCTTGATGAGGCTCTCCCGCAATTAAGGGTTCCAGGTAGGTATTATTACGAGGAGTCAGTGGTGGTGAGGGGTATTATGGAGAGTGCCCTGGCACCAGTGGTTAATGAAGTCATGAGGCTTAACGCAGGTTTAGTCTACGTGAAGAGTCACCCTAAGGGTATTGAGATTGATAAACCCGTGGTGGAGGTTGAGGTATCAGCCTCAGGCAGTAGTGAGGAGGAGGTTAGGGGTAGGGTTAAGGAGGCTATTAGGCAATTGGTGAGTAGGGCTAAGTCCATTAACCCCCAATGCTGTTAA